The stretch of DNA TCACTTCAGCAGTCATTATcatctttaatttgttttctctaCTTCATTCCAGACTGCCTCGACTTCTTGCAACTGTGTCTGAAGAAAAACCCTGAGGAGTGCGCCACTCTGTAGCAGCTACAGCTAAACCCCTGGCTTAACTAATTCCACCAACACTGTGACCAGGCCTTTTCCTCACTTTGGACTTTTTTCCCCCACTCATTCTCTAACTACCTCAAAACGTACCCCACCATGTTCTCTACCCTTACCCCATCCTTTCCCCACTCATTACCCATTTTGCACCCCTCGTCacctctttctccatctccaaCCTAATCCTACCTTTTTACATAATTATCAATTAGGACTGTTTTCATATTGGACTTGTTCTCAACAGCACCTCCTGTTGCACCCTCTGCCGTCCGAGGAGAGGGGATCTCTCTTTGAATTGCCTCTCCCGAGGTTTCTTCCAATTGCCTTATGGTTAttgagtttttccttgtcttcaTAGAGAGCTTTGGGCTGGGTCAGGAACTGTTGCTGGCCTATTAAGACACTCTATATCATATTGAGCTATACAAATACAATTGAGTCAAAATTACTTCCAGATTGTAGTCTTGATTAAACCTTAAAAATATATGAGCAAGAATAATGAACTTCATTGTTTCATCTTCAAACATAAACTTTAAGTCCTCCTAGTGATAAACATTAGCTAATTCTAAATGCTCAAGTACAATGACTATAATGCTGGTAGCtaagaactgaaaaaaatgcatatagCTGAAATTACATTTGTCAACACTTTGGTTCTATGTACAAGGTCATCAGGTTGAAGTGGAGCCTTTGTAACTCTTCAAGTAGTATTATCTGACTCCAGCACAGacaaaatgttcccaaagagtgaaaagaagaatcAGAAACCAGCAGACAGATTCTCATCTTGCAGGTGACGTTCAGTTgagagttgttgtcttcattattAAACAGCCAGCTCGTTTGGGTTAGAATTACTTAAGTGTTCATCGttaaggatgtttttactgggtGGTGAATTACCataggtctcctcctctctagaacaaacagacccagtgattaaaacaggaaaaaacactgAGTAAAGCagttttcacataaaaaatcagTGCTTTTCTGACCATGTTCACCAGGTTCAGTATGTCTGgtaggggctgttagctgagctgctgctaacgtttgctcagcttgtttctgtggtaacttaagatccagacgttcagcAGGGATTTAccgggagctgaattatccacaGGTCTCCTCTTCTCCGAAACAAACAGAcccagtgattaaaacaggtaaaaacactaaataaagcagtttcacataaaaaatcagtgtttctttgaTGCTGTTCAGTTGGCACAGGATGTCTGgtaggggctgttagctgagctgctgctaacgtttgcacAACTAGTTTctgggagctgaattatccacagaggtctcctcttctccaaaacaaacagacccagtGATTAAAATaggtaaaaacactaaataaagcagtttcacataaaaaatcagtgtttctttgaTGCTGTTCAGTGGGCACGGGATGTCTGgtaggggctgttagctgagctgctgctaacgtttgctcagctaGTTTctgggagctgaattatccacagagaTCTCCGAAACAAACAGAcccagtgattaaaacaggtaaaaacactaaataaagcagtttcacataaatcagcgtttcttttgtctttttagaaGATGTCTGTGGACCTGTGTATGCTGGTTTCCGATTAATGGATTATGTACCAGTAAATATCAGATACACGTTCCCtctcccatacacacacatacaaacacaatgGATCATTCTCCACGTCCTCAGAGTATAAATCAAAgtacttgtgtttttgtcttataGGTAGCtattaaatatgttaaaggGCCACATGTGGCAATGTAGCATATGAAATGAACGTGAGTAAATTGATCTCTGTCCCATCAGCAGCACTATCATCGGAATGTTGCATTGCTCTTCATCATGGATGAGGTCAACAAccaatctttttttctttttcttgtttgggTCTCTCAGATCTACAAGATCCCTGTAGAAGTGGCACTCATGCACAAAGCTGCAGACGGACCGGAGTCAGTCGGGAAGTTTGCCACCGTCTCCCTCTTAGACTGGTACTATCTGGACCAGGATCTTATCTTAGTCACAGAAAGACCAGTTCCCTCTGAAGTCCTCACAACGTACCTTGATTCCCAAGGAGGCATTATTGAGGAACAAGAGGCTAAGGTACTgacgctctgtgtgtgtgtgtgagattcaCAATTAGAAGTTGTGaatcctgcccccccccccccccctcggaGTTAAACTTGGCTCCAGTGTCCCGTGTGTGCGTCTGGTGAACTTTGGATGTGGCAGTTTTGTTCAGGAGAGACCCCACCATACTTCACAAGCAGCAGCAAATGCAAGGAAGTGTCTGCAGAGGATGTCCAGGAGCTACTAACTAGGAAGAGGAAGGCCAGCACTTGTGAGGAGACTCCCAGAAAAATGCAGAAGAGCTCTGAGCTCAACCAGAgctcctgcagctcttcattcTCACAAGGGAAGAATGGAAGCACACTCCCTGAAGTGATCACAAGCAGAGGTGAGTGAGTTAGACAAGTAAAGTTGGTATTTTTCttaagttttgtctttttagtaccaaattCCCTCATTTCAGACCTGTAAAGACAAAGACTACAGTGACCAGTGACCCtttcagtgtgtgcatgtgggtgatGTATTATgacagatttgaaaataatctgaagctctcctttaaaggaatagtttgaggTCTATTCACTCTTGCCAagagcattcatttggagtcaggTTTCTGAGCAATACACATTTCTCAAAGCTAATGTATAGTATAATCAatatctgtgtgtctttgtgcagcTGATTTTGAGGAGAGGTATATGCAGTTCCACCAGATCGGAGAAGATGTCTGTGGACCTGTGTATGCTGGTTTCCGATCAATTGATTACACACCAGTAAGCATCACATACACGTTCCCtctcccatacacacacatacaaacacaatgGATCATTCTCCACGTCCTCAGagtataaaccaaagtacttgtgtttttgtcttataGGTAGCtattaaatatgttaaaggGCCACATGTGGCAATGTAGCATATGAAATGAACGTGAGTAAATTGATCTCTGTTCCATCAGCAGCACTATCATCGGAATGTTGAATTGCTCTTCATCATGGATGAGGTCAACaaccaatctttttttttcttgtttgggTCTCTCAGATCTACAAGATCCCTGTAGAAGTGGCCCTCATGCATTAAGCTGCAGACGGACCGGAGTCAGTCGGGAAGTTTGCCGCCGTCTCCCTCTTAGACTGGTACTATCTGGACCAGGATCTTATCTTAGTCACAGAAAGACCAGTTCCCTCTGAAGTCCTCACAACGTACCTTGATTCCCAAGGAGGCATTATTGAGGAACAAGaggctcccccccccccccccccccaccaccaccaccagctcatctgtttctctctgtttctatctCAGACCTTCCTGAATCAGTTGCTGGATACAACTGTCGAAATGCACCGTAAAGGTGTGTTTCACCGGGAcataaaatcagaaaacatcCTGGTTGAAATTGGCTCCAGTGTCCTGTGTGTCCGCCTGATGAACTTTGGATGTGGCAGTTTTGTTCAGGAGAGACCCCACCATACTTTCTCTGGTATGATATCTGGCTTTTGCTTTTGCTATTCACTCATTGGCCAGCTTCTGATATAATTACTTTCTTGTCTGAACAAAGCTCCTcttcattctgtctctctgtgtattCCAGGTACCCTTGCATGTGCCCCTCCAGAGTGGTATGTACGTGGAGAATACAAAGCTGGTCCCACTACAGTATGGCAGCTGGGTGCACTGGTATACTGTTTGCTGCATGGTTTCAGAAACAGCACCATGGGCATACTGTGCGGCAAAATGCAACTCAGCAGGGACTCAGCAACACAGCTATCCCAAGGTAAGTCATATGGTTTCTGTATGAGAGAGCAGCAATGCTAATGCTGCTATATTTCTGTTGATCAGACAGGACTGATGGCTAACAACCCTCTCAATTAGATTAGATGACTTATGGTTTAGCTACACacaatgtaaatgtgttaaatctGTCTTTAATTGAACTTACATAGAATTTGTGTTGACATCCGCCATGTCTGCATTCTAAAACAAGCCAACAGACACAAGTCTATCACTTAGTTATCCCATGGATCACTTCAGCAGTCATTATCATTTCAGTCCCCTCATTTCATAACATTTCAGTCCCTGCAGACACTCAGGGCAGTATTCAGAGtattaagtttttgttttgtcttgcgCTTCAAGTCAGTGCTGACTTCCTGAATTTTCAACCAGAGGTTTTTTAGAAACAATCTCTACATTTGGTTGAGATGAATGGATCTGCCACTGGAATACCAGTGGCCAATATGTGCCAGTATAGTTAACACAATAAGAATACATGCAACCAAGAATTAAATGATTTTCACTAGGTTCTTCTTATATctagaaaacaaaagcaaaagcacTGAGTCAGGCAGTGTGAGCAGAAAAAGAAAGGCCAGTATTGACCTGGAGGCTCCAGAGAAGAGGCACAAGCATAGCTGCAAAACCACTAACACCAGTGAACCCAGCTACGTGTTGTTGGAGGAGGTCAGCACAGGAGGAGGCAAAAGAGAAGCACTGAACAAGAGCTTCCTGGGAAGAGATACAAGGCCAGTACCAGTAGCAGTACCAGTAGCAGCACCAGCAGCGGCACCAGTAGCAGCAGTCCCAGCAGTACCAGGAGCTGTTGCTACTGGTGTAGAGGAGGCAAAAGAAAAGCCAACACTGAACGAGAGATCCCCAAGAAGAGATACAGGGCCAGTACCAATAGCAGCACAAGCAGCAGCAAATGCAAGGAAGTGTCTGCAGAGGATGTCCAGGAGCTACTAACCAGGAAGAGGAAGGCCAGCACTTGTGAGGAGACGCCCAGAAAAATGCAGAAGAGCTCTGAGCTCAACCAGAgctcctgcagctcttcatcttcaCAAGGGAAGAATGGAAGCACACTCCCTGAAGTGATCACAAGCAGAGGTGAGTGAGTTAGACAAGTAAAGTTGGTATTTTTCttaagttttgtctttttagtaccaaattCCCTCATTTCAGACCAGTAAAGACAAAGACTACAGTGACCAGTGACCCtttcagtgtgtgcatgtgggtgatGTATTATgacagatttgaaaataatctgaagctctcctttaaaggaatagtttgaggTCTATTCACTCTTGCCAAGagaattcatttggagtcaggTTTCTGAGCAATACACATTTCTCAAAGCTAATGTATAGTATAATCAatatctgtgtgtctttgtgcagcTGATTTTGAGGAGCGGTATATGCAGTTCCGCCAGATTGGAGAAGATGTCTGTGGACCTGTGTATGCTGGTTTCCGATCAATTGATTACACACCAGTAAGCATCACATACACGTTCCCtctcccatacacacacatacaaacacaatgGATCATTCTCCACATCCTCAGagtataaaccaaagtacttgtgtttttgtcttataGGTAGCtattaaatatgttaaaggGCCACATGTGGCAATGTAGCATATGAAATGAACGTGAGTAAATTGATCTCTGTCCCATCAGCAGCACTATCATCGGAATGTTGAACTGCTCTTCATCATGGATGAGGTCAACaaccaatcttttttttttcttgtttgggTCTCTCAGATCTACAAGATCCCTGTAGAAGTGGCACTCATGCATTAAGCTGCAGACGGACCGGAGTCAGTCGGGAAGTTTGCCGCCGTCTCCCTCTTAGACTGGTACTATCTGGACCAGGATCTTATCTTAGTCACAGAAAGACCAGTTCCCTCTGAAGTCCGCACAACGTACCTTGATTCCCAAGGAGGCATTATTGAGGAACAAGAGGCTAAGGTactgaagctgtgtgtgtgtgtgagggtcaCAATTAGAGGTTGTGAATCCTGCCCCTCCTCCCCCTTACCATCTCatctatttctctctgtttctatctCAGAATTTCCTGAATCAGTTGGTGGATGCAACTGATGAAATGCACCATAAAGGTGTGTTTCACCGGGACATAAAATCAGACAACATCTTGGTTGAAATTGGCTCCAGTGTCCCGTGTGTCCGCTTGGTGAACTTTGGATGTGGCAGTTTTGTTCAGGAGAGACCCCACCATACTTTCTCTGGTATGATATCTGGCTTTTGCTATTCACTCATTGGCCAGTTTCTGGTATAATTACTTTCTTGTTTGAACAAAGCTCCTCTTCATTCTGTCTCTGTGTATTCCAGGTACCCTTGCATGTGCCCCTCCAGAGTGGTATGTACGTGGGGAATACAAAGCTGGTCCCACTACAGTATGGCAGCTGGGTGCACTGCTATACCGTTATaccgttttttgtttttttttatgtacagcCTCCACTGCGTACTAGTGAAATGTCAATCAAAGGTGCATTTAAAGACTTCTAAATTATTTATAGTGATGAATTCAAGTCATTATTTCTCCATATCAATAATCTTTCCATGTTATTCTAAATTGTGAAGCTGTTTGTAACATCTGTTTCAGTATGAGTGCTATAAAATTAATCATTGATCATCTTTCTGAtttttaataatgatgactgaGATATCACTGCGATGAtggtttatttaatctttaagttagattattgtattgttttaaatCTGTAGCTGTGTGTAATGGTTGTGTGTAACattaatgacagctgttctcGTGCTGTTGGAGAAAATCGATGAAATAAATTGCACTTCTTCTTTGACATTCTCCTGTTCCCCATATCTCATGTCATTATtacactgtaataataataatatgacacTTTGTGGGCCACATTTTATATAGCTAAGCAAGGCATCACAACCACATTTGTGTTGGATAGACGATGTGGATGCAACTGGGAGCTGTGGGAGGAAGATACTTAGACGTCTTCGTGGTTTTAAGCTGTCTCTGTGGTTTTCTTCAGGGAGCTTACTTGCTTTACTGCCGGTGTTTTTCAACCACTTCAGCATTTTTTGACCACTGGCTTTTTACTACATCAGGAGTTAACTGGGTATCCCAGAAAGCATTTAAACCAACAGGTGATACACGGAATATGGTGAGCCTTTAGATTCTGTGATCTGCAGTGTTGGTTAGGttggtttaggcatgaggacTGAGATGAATATCATGGAAAGTCACAGAATGTGATGGGTCACCAATCATGGTGGAGATTAAATTGTgtcaggctaaaagctgttaaatgtttgctgttaatatgtcacttcattaagttttaccattttttcaggcaagaaagtaaccatttagattcccatatgtggtcagtttatccaaataactcCTATTTTGAAATTTGTTCAAGCGTTTTCTCTACTGTCCCAGACTTCGTATCATTGTGTCCCAAGCACGGacgtataaagagaactggagaCCGTGTCGGGGCCCCATTCactcctatgaaagttgctcagtggcacatgaagccaaaaaagttcagCTTCTTCTGCATTGATTCCTCTTCTGTGGGGGAGCAAGCACCCTAGTGATTTTCACCAACCAAGCCAgctacttccagtttagccctccagctaacttgaatggggatatAACAATTCAATCGTACAGCTCgtctagactttcaaaatgtgattggaccaaatggatcaaattatgattatgatataatatgattatgatgatttacagatgtctctttcacaatgtaagtccaTGGGAAGAAGtatttttgggccagtgtgcatcacatgacattgtaattacacagtctggccgctatgtcaaatttgttTCAAAGCCTGGTGCTGTTCCTctatccagttctctttatatatCCATGGTCCCGGGTGCTATTTTTACTGTCTCTGGGACAacagctcctcctccttcactcctGGAGCCAGAGCCACTGTTGccacagcctcctcctcctcctcgtcttctcACCTCCTGAACAAGCCACTGGTGGCTGTGGCAGCAGCCTCCACCTTCACTCCTGGAGCAAGAGGCACTGCTGCTGTAGCTAGTCCCACAGAGAAAACCCATCACCCATAGAGTATCAGGTGTAGCCAAGCTTCAGGCATATGGTTTCACCGCCAAAACGcagaaaaagtgaaaagcaTTCtattgagacttttttttattaagttgCACTTATTGCTATTTAATCCTGGtgctgtttgtttgatgtttttttctgttaaatgatAAGAGGCTCACTTAAgacaaaacattgttttggtGTTATAATAAGAAAAAGCactggagattttttttaagttgcacttattgttatttaatactggtgctgtttgtttgctgttgtttttttctgttaagtgAAAAGAGGCTCacttgaaacaaaaacattgtgtcAGGGTAGTGGGTGAATGGaacaggtggacccaaatgcagagacagCAGGCAGGTTGGATACAatgctgaatatttaatgaatgaacTCAAAAATCACATGAGAAACTGGGACCAGGAAAAAACTCACATAAGCAGAACAAAAGCAGACGACTTGACAAAGACCAAACTGAAAattggactataaatacacagggtgTGATTGCAAACTAGACACAGGTGAGGGAAACGAGACACGGGTTAAACACGAGGTAATcgaacacaggaagtaaaggtgacaagacacaaggagaaaatattttttaaaaaaaacaggaactaaagtaaacagacaacaggtgacacaacacatgggcagactgggagcagataaactggggaagacacaAGGAGCAGGGCTGGGCTATACAGGGTGACACTGCTCAGGACtatattttcatcaaaaaaaaaaaaacaaaaaacaaaaccattcaGTCTATGCAGTATAtacacataataaaacaaacacattctgaCCAGACACCATGACTATCATAAATAATGGTCAATGTTTATCAAATTTCTGTAGGATAAagtcttttattttcttccagCTATGGCAGTGCTTCGTGCTGTACATTCTGTTGGGAAACTGGTCAGATATTTGCTATAATGAAGGTGCAAGTTGATCACAAGCAGCAAAAGTAAACATACACAATGTGATACATTTCCTCTTCAGGTGTAGACAGGAAGTTAAAGGACAAAACATCAGAGACTGAGCAACTGCTGAAATGCATAAGGTACTTCCATATTTTGCCTCTAGCCTCAATTACTTCCAAATTGTGTcctgctgttttgtttcaggCTTTGTCTTCTTATTCTGCCTGCCTAAGTAGTTTTTAACCTTGGCCTGTTTTGGGACTGAGCCTTTACATCTCAGTCAAATGTGTATCTGTGAGGATAAACATACCCATCTCTGCAGATATGATTTAGTGAAAAGTGCTTTAGGTAACTGCAGGTTGCAGAGGAGCAGACATGGACACACATCAACCAAGTTTGAAACAGACATATTGTCTTAAAAACCAAAATCATACAAAACCAATAATGCTAATGCCTCTATATAATACTAGCACACCTTTGCTTACGTATATATCCCAGCCTATTTGTAGATTTTGGACATGTGCACGCCAGCTCTGCAAGCCTCTCTGGCCTACAGCTTCCAGTATAATTTGAGTTTGGCTGATCCAACTTCCTGTCAGGAGTTGGGTTTGACACATAGGCCTATATATGACAGCTGCGGTGGTCGGAGTCACTGGTGTTACACAGTGTGGGAACACACAACGATTACATTTCTTGCCCAACGCCCATACCGTAGGTTTGCTTTTTATATAGAAACAACCCCATTGATGTCATTTTCGCGTATCAGCGCCCACCTtcatcatataaaaaaaactccaattTGTAAAGTATCAAGCGTGTTATCAATACTTCGTCGTACGATCTGCAGCAGCCTAATCAGCAGCAGAaagtagcagagtgagacatctgttctccgtcctgctgctgtaacgTAACAAACGTAACGTAACAAGCCGTTacgagcagctgctctcatgtcccCCCGGTTCTCGGTGCTTGTTTTCGGCAGCaactctcccgctctctgcttgctcagcctgctctcagTTTGTCTGTCTCCGGATGGCAGGCGGTTCTAAGCGGCGGTCGTCCTCTGGCTTATCCCCGTCTGTATATGCCGCAACCCGGCTGTATGCGGAGGACGACCCgctggcagcagcctgaagcccgCTGTCACTAACTCTCATATAAGGGGAACATCCACactaaaaatctaatgttaaagatcaaagtaagAGCTCTACGGATGAGCATCATTGACGAATatcttattttgtaaaatgtcaacatCGGTGTTGTTACGTGTTTATTAGTCGGTGGGAAAATGTCCCCACTGTGGCATACCTAGTGTGTGACAGTTGTCTTTAcctgtttatgttgtttatattttattttacaacaatgATTCAGTGCTGCCCTCCTGGCCAAGTCGTtcttgaaaatgaaattttaagCTCAACAAGtataacaacaaataaaaggaaaattttaaaaaatgcattgcTGTAGTCTACATAAATGCTCATTTAGTTTTATGTCTCACACTCCTCACTTTATCTTGTTAGTGGGGCTGAAAAACCTTGTTTTGCAGAAACCACTCCTCTTCCTGGGAGGAAACCAAATGTAAACACCCTCCCTCTGTTTCCTGCTGTCAAGTTCAGCCAGTCCCGTTCAGTTGAGATGTTTCCTGCTTCCTGCCCCAATCGCAGATCTACCAGTGTACAGATGTGTATAACCGACATGCTGTGGAGTGCCATAACTGATGATCCCCATTCACTACAGATCAGCAAGTGAAAATGGAGCAAAGGAATTGAGATTTGGTTGGTTTGGATCATTTATCGCGAAGTGAAACTATTTGGCACTCACTGTCTCACTGCCTGAGGTGAAATGGCGCAGCAAAGAATGGACCAAGAAAAACTCTGCTGTTCGATCTGTTTGGATCTTCTGAAGGATCCagtgactattccctgtggacacaactactgtatgaactgtattaAAAGCTACTGGGATGGAGACGATCAGAAGAAAATCTGCAGCTGTCCTCAGTGCAGAAACACCTTCAGACCcaggcctgtcctggtgaaaaacaccatgttagcagatttagtggaggagctgaagaagactggactccaagctgctccaCCTGATCACTGCTATGCCGGACCTGAAGATGTTGCCTGTGATTTCTGTACTGGGAGAAAACTGAAAGCTCTCAAGTCCTGTCTGCAGTGTCTGGTCTCTTACTGTGAGCAACACCTCCAGCCTCACTATGAATCTCCTGCCTTtgaaaaacacaagctggtcgacccctccaaGAAGCTTCatgagaacatctgctctcatCATGGTAAAATTATGAAGATTTTCTGCCGCACTGATCAAAAATGTATCTGTTATCTGTGCTCaatggatgaacataaaggccatgACACAGTTTCTGCTGCAGCAGGGAGGAATGAGAAGCAGAAAGAGTTAAAGGCTAGTCAGCAAAAAATCAAGaagagaatccaggacagagaaaaagatgtgaaGATGCTTCAGCAGGAGGTGGAGACCATCAATAATTCTGCTGATCAAGCAGTGAGGGACAGCGAGAATATCTTCAATGAGTTGATCCGTCTGAttgagaaaagaagctctgatgtgaagcagcagatcagatcccagcagaaaactgaagtgagtcggGCGAAAGAGCTTCAGaagaagctgcagcaggagatcactgatcTGAGGAGGAAAGATGCTGAACTGgtgcagctctcacacacaggaGATCACAGTCAGTTTCTCCAAAAGTACGCCTCACTGTCACAAATCAGTAAATCTACAGACTCACCCAGAATCCATAACCGTCCTCTGAGCTACTTTGAGAATGTGGCTGCGGCTGTGTCTGGGGTCAGAGATAAGCTAGAGGGCATTCTTAGTGAGGTATGGACCAAGATCTCATCAACAGAGATTGAAGTGGATGTTTTACTGCCACAGTCAGAGTTCAGAACCAGAGGTGAATTCCTACAATATTCACAACAGATCACGATGGATCCAAGCACAGCAAACACAGAGTTGATATTATCTGAAGGGAACAGAAAAGTAACAGTAAAGGAACTAACATTATCAACTGCAGTGGGTTGGGTAATAAAGTCATTTGTTAATCAGCCAGAAACATCTGCTTTTCAGAAGCTacaggtcctgagtagagagagtctgagtgaacgttgttactgggaggttgAGTGGAGCGGAGAAGAAGTTTCAATCGCAGTCACATACAATAATATTAGAAGAACACAAGAAGAAAGTGAATTTGGACAAAATGACAAGTCTTGGGCATTACATTGTgtcaacaaaaaatatacattgaGACATGACAAAAGAAACGCTTATATTGTCTGTCGGccctccagagtaggagtgtacctggatcaaagagcaggtattctgtccttctacagcgtctctgacaccatgactctcctccacagagtccagaccacattcactcagccgCTCTATGCTGGGTTAAAGCTTGTTTATGATGCCACAGTTGAGTTGTGTGAGTTTGAGTAGACAAGAATTATTATTGAACAGGCGAAGGGTAAGATTCTCTTTTTACTTTCAGAATGGGTTTTGTTCCCATTTTCAttgtttaatgtgttgtttttgtgctaTAGTTTCAAGAGATCTCCTGCACAATAGTGTAGGCATGACTACCACTTCTGTTTCTGATTTTCTATTGATGCAGTGTGGCAATTTAGTCTCTGTCTTTTTAGCCATGGTAGCTATCACTTCTCACGACAACTTCAGGTTTGCTTGTATGTTGCTGacattttgttaatattttttcattttgttgtttttt from Thunnus albacares chromosome 18, fThuAlb1.1, whole genome shotgun sequence encodes:
- the LOC122968758 gene encoding uncharacterized protein LOC122968758, which gives rise to MNIYKIPVEVALMHKAADGPESVGKFATVSLLDWYYLDQDLILVTERPVPSEVLTTYLDSQGGIIEEQEAKTFLNQLLDTTVEMHRKGVFHRDIKSENILVEIGSSVLCVRLMNFGCGSFVQERPHHTFSGTLACAPPEWYGFRNSTMGILCGKMQLSRDSATQLSQENKSKSTESGSVSRKRKASIDLEAPEKRHKHSCKTTNTSEPSYVLLEEVSTGGGKREALNKSFLGRDTRPVPVAVPVAAPAAAPVAAVPAVPGAVATGVEEAKEKPTLNERSPRRDTGPVPIAAQAAANARKCLQRMSRSY
- the LOC122968752 gene encoding tripartite motif-containing protein 16-like, coding for MAQQRMDQEKLCCSICLDLLKDPVTIPCGHNYCMNCIKSYWDGDDQKKICSCPQCRNTFRPRPVLVKNTMLADLVEELKKTGLQAAPPDHCYAGPEDVACDFCTGRKLKALKSCLQCLVSYCEQHLQPHYESPAFEKHKLVDPSKKLHENICSHHGKIMKIFCRTDQKCICYLCSMDEHKGHDTVSAAAGRNEKQKELKASQQKIKKRIQDREKDVKMLQQEVETINNSADQAVRDSENIFNELIRLIEKRSSDVKQQIRSQQKTEVSRAKELQKKLQQEITDLRRKDAELVQLSHTGDHSQFLQKYASLSQISKSTDSPRIHNRPLSYFENVAAAVSGVRDKLEGILSEVWTKISSTEIEVDVLLPQSEFRTRGEFLQYSQQITMDPSTANTELILSEGNRKVTVKELTLSTAVGWVIKSFVNQPETSAFQKLQVLSRESLSERCYWEVEWSGEEVSIAVTYNNIRRTQEESEFGQNDKSWALHCVNKKYTLRHDKRNAYIVCRPSRVGVYLDQRAGILSFYSVSDTMTLLHRVQTTFTQPLYAGLKLVYDATVELCEFE